The genome window TGTAGTTCCGGTACGGCCTAAAATCTCGCCTTTTAATAAAATTTGATCCTTTTGCACCGCGATACTGCTTAAATGGGAATACATGCTGAACAAATAAAAACCATGATCTATAATCACTGTTTTTCCGTAAATACCTATTGATCCGGTAAAAGCCACCCTGCCTTTATTCGCAGCAGGCACAGGCGAATGCGCGACTGAGGCAAGGTCAATACCAAGGTGAATCTGATGATCAATAATCTCTCCATTATATTTATACGAACGGCGGTCTGCAAATCCGGCTCTGGTGGCGGATTTCGGCAATCTTAAAAAAGCTCCTTTCCAGTATAAAATTTTATCCGTTTTTTTCACAACCTGAGCTATTTTTTCAAAATTAGCCTTACGCAATTTATTATTTATATTCAAAAATTTATCCTTCATTGATGATCTGTCCGCCACTGGTATATCAGGCTCGAACTCAGGCATTTTCCAGCCAAGAAAGCTGTCGGAAATATTAATAATGTCCTGTTTGAATCGCCTGGCCTTTATATAATAGGGAAAACCTGCTTTAGCGCAGTTGCCGGCCTTATCCGTAGCCTGCACAAAAAGTTTGGTACCTTTACCTTGTTTATAGTCAAGAGCAAAGAATGAAATAAAGACCGTTTGATCTTTTGAATATCCTGCCTGTCCGGGAAAAAAGTTGTCTCCGGCCATGACGCCGCTTTTGATGCAAGGCTCTAATAGCCGATAAATAACAAGCCCTGCCCCGCCCTGGGTTATGTTGTGAACGCGGCTGAGGATTTCAATTTCAGGGGGCCTGGTATCTATGATTATTGTTTTTTCCAGATACGCCCTGTTCCCGTGCCACCACCCATGCCATGAATAATCAGCAACAGCAACCCGCAAAAGGGCTTTACCATCCGTAAGGCCTGCCTGTTCAGGCTCTATAATGACTTTAACCGACTCTTCAAGCACATATCCGCTTCCTGTAAGGTTGGAAGCGGAAAACTCCTTTTTATACAGGGGACTCTCCTTACCGTTTTGCACAAGATCTATCCGGATATTTCTAATTCCGCTTTTAATATCAGAAATATTTAAAATAATTTCCTGCGATGCCCCAATAGAGTCCGGCATGGATTCTATTTTTATTGACGGTTTTTCGCTCTCCAAGCGTAAGGTAGTTATAAATGCCGCCGAAACTGCAATAACAATAAACATAATTATAATTAATCGTGTTTTCATAATCTGAAGATCTATATGCTGAATAGCCCCACTTAATGTTTTGATGATTATAAAATAATAAATCGTAACAGCTTGAAAGAGTCTAATCAAGACAAAGTTTTTCGTCCCTTGACTTTTCGCAGTCCTGACTATAAATTGTGAAAAAAAATTACGGAACTTGCATAAATTATGGCTGATTTAATAGAAAAAGATAATATTGTAATCGGACGCAAAGCGCCTTTATTGCTGATTGCAGGGCCCTGCGTAATTGAAAATTATGAAACTGCTTTTGAAATTGCTTTGTTTCTCAAAGAGGTTACACTGAAATTAGATATACCTTTTGTTTTCAAGGCATCATATGATAAGGCAAACCGCACCTCTATCAGTTCATTCAGAGGTCCCGGCATAAATGAAGGGCTTGAAATCCTTGGGAGTATTAAAAAGGAACTCGACATAAAGATACTCTCTGATGTCCACAGGATAAACGAAGTTAAAGCAGCGGCAGACGTTCTTGATATCATACAGATACCAGCCTTTTTATGCAGGCAGACGGACCTGATCCTTGAAGTTGCAAAAACTGAAAAAATAATCAATATAAAAAAAGGACAATTTCTTGCTCCATGGGATATTACAAACATAGTTGAGAAGGCGACCTCAGCCGGTAATGACAGGGTTATTATCACTGAACGTGGCGTTATGTTCGGATATAATAATTTAGTAGTTGATTTTCGCGGCATAAAGATTATGCAGGATTCAGGGTATCCTGTAATATTTGACGCAACACACAGCATCCAGTTACCTGGAGGGGCGGGAACAAGTTCGGGCGGGCAGAGAGAATTCGCGCCTGTCTTGGCAAAATCAGCCGTAGCAGCAGGCGTTGATGGTGTTTTCCTGGAGGTTCATCCGGATCCCGACAATGCTCTTTGCGACGGACCGAATTCATTAAAACTCAGTACTCTTCAAGATCTGCTTTCCAGACTGAAGACAATAAGCAACGTTGTCCGCTCCTGATAATGCTTGTTGTCGTTAAAGTTTTTGCAAATTAAACCCGATAATATATTCAGAACCCTAAATGAAGATAATACCCGAAATAGCAGATAAACTCAAACGCATAAAACTTCTTATTCTTGACGTTGACGGTGTTTTAACAGACGGCAGCATCATATATAATAATGATTTTGTCGAAACTAAAATTTTTAACGTCAAAGACGGTCTCGGTATCAGACTCCTTATGCGGGCCGGTATAGATGTATGTATAGCAACCGGCAGAAGCTCGGAAGCTCTTCACCACAGATGCAAAGATTTAAATATTATACATATTTTTGACGCATTAAGCGACAAGACGGCTGTTCTGAAAATGATTGTTGAAAAGCTGGATGTGTCCGTCGAAGAGATTGCATTTATTGGTGATGATTTGCCTGATATCCCTCTTATGAAGCTGATCGGTCTTCCTATTACTGTTGCGGACGCGGCTGAAGAGGTTAAACAAATAGCGGATACTGTTACTGAAGCCAAAGGCGGCGCAGGGGCCGTGAGGGAAGTATGTGAAGCTATATTAAAAGCCGGCGAACTTTGGGATGAGACTTTGCATCACTATGTATAAAGTTGCTTGCAAAAGATTTTAAACAAATTTATCATACAATGGTTTTTCCAAAAAATATTAAACTTGTAAATTTAAAATTTATTTTAATTCTTGCCATTGTTATTATATTTTGTGGAATTTTAGCCATTTTTTTTTGGTACCGTAGTATTTCAGAGCATCCGGAAAAACTTTTAGCGCTGGTGCCTAATGATGCAAACATATCAATAGGCAGAGTTTACCAGGAATCAATAAAGAACGGAATAAAGGAATGGAGTCTCAATGCGTCTTCGGCAGATTATTTTGAAGAGGATAAGAATGTAAAATTAAAGGATGTGTCCGTAACTTTTTTTTTTAAAGATGGGGACAAAGTAATACTTAAAGCGGATCGAGGTATTCTGCAGACGGATTCCAATGATATTGAAGTTTCCGGCAATGTAATTATTACTAATAAAAATTATAAGCTTTTAACAAAAAAAATCTTTTATGATAATAAAAGACGTATAATTTTCTCAAAAACCCATGTGCATATTACAGGAGATTCTTTTGATTTGGAAGCAGATGCCATGTCCCATGATTTAAAGACTAACAAGGCCTCACTTGAAGGGATGGTGACGGGTGTATTAAGTGACAAAATCACCTTTTAATAAAAATATTATTTTTTTATTTACTGTCGCCGCATTAATTGTCTGGGGGGAATCGCTTGTACGCGCTGATGAGGCTATAGATTTTCAGCCCATAGAAAACAATGATAAAGTTCACATAGTATCCGACAAACTTGTCTCCGACAGCAAAGGAGGCATTGCAGAATTTTCAGGGAATGTAAGAGTGACCCAGGGTGCAACCACAATTACATCTGACAGCCTGGAAATATTTTATGATAAAAACAAGAAAGACAAACAACCTGAAACAAACACAGAATCTATAAAAAAGCTTATTGTTTCTGGAAATGTCAAAATAATTATGGACAACATGATTGCGACAACTCGACAGGCAGAATATATTATAAAGAATAAAGTTCTAATATTAACAGGTGCCGGTTCAAAAGTAATCAGCGGGAATGATTCTGTTTCCGGAAGCAGGATCATTCTTTACAGAACCGAAGGGCGTGTTATTGTGGAAGGAGGGAGCAAAAGTCGTGTCGAAGCTGTCTTTACTCCCGGAAACAAAGGAATAAATTAGGCTGGCATATGCCGACATTACTATTACGAAATTTGATAAAGGCCTATAATGGAAGAACGGTAGTCGATTCTATAACTATAAAGATAAAAGAGAATTCCGTTACAGGGCTTCTTGGTCCGAACGGAGCGGGAAAAACTACAACTTTTTATATGGCTATCGGCATTATAAAGCCTGATGAAGGTCAAATCTTTCTTGACGATGAGGAGATCACGGAATATCCTATGTATCTGAGATCACGTAAAGGGATAGGATATCTTCCCCAGGAGGCTTCAATATTTAGAAAGCTTACCGTTAAACAGAATATAATGGCTATTCTTGAAATTAATCCAATATCAAAACCAAAAAAAATAAATCTTGCAGAAACTTTGCTTGATGAACTGGGAATACTTAACCTTTCAGACCATAAAGCCAGTCAACTTTCCGGCGGGGAGAGACGCAGACTTGAAATCGCTCGTGCACTTGCGACTAAACCATCTTTTATTCTTTTGGATGAACCTTTTGCGGGTATTGATCCCCTTGCAGTAATAGATATAAAAAAAATTATAAATTATCTAAAAAATCGTGGTATAGGTGTCCTGATTTCCGATCATAATGTAAGGGAAACCCTGGAAGCATGTGATAAAGCATACATACTAAATGACGGCAAAGTAATAGAATCGGGTAACCCTGATCAAATAGCTTCCAGTGAAATTGCGCGCCGCATATATTTAGGGGAAGAATTTAGATTGTAAAATGGCATTTGACTTAAGACAACAACTCAAATTAGCTCAGCAACTTGTAATGACGCCACAGTTGCAAATGGCAATCAAGCTGTTGCAGTTAAACAGGCTTGAGCTTTTAGATACTATTCGTCAAGAACTCGAGGAAAATCCTACTCTTGAGGAACTTCAGGAGGTTATTGAAAAAGACCCGGAAACCGAAAAAAATGAAGAAACAAGTGAAATAAAAGAGGTGGACGTAGAAGAAACAGCGCGTGATGATATTGATTGGGAGAATTATCTTAATGAATATAATTCAACCGGGAAGTCCCATTTTGAAAACGAAAAAAAAGAGACTCCAAGCTTTGAAAATTTTATTGGGAATAAGGAGTCGTTACATGACCATATGCTTTGGCAGCTTCGTATGATTTTCCCTTCAAAGGAAGTAGAGCATATAGGAAGCCTTATAATCGGTAACTTAAAAAGCGATGGTTATCTTGATGCATCGATTGATGATATAGCAAGTTTGAGCGGATCATCCCCTGAAAAAGTAAATGAGGTTTTAACTACTCTTCAGTCATTTAATCCTGCCGGTGTATGTGCCAGAGATTTAAAAGAATCTCTGGCAATACAGGTAAAGCAGTTAGGTCTTGAAAACAGTATTGTTAATGAAATAATTCTACATCATCTAACCCATTTGGAAAACAAAAATTATAATGCCATAGCAAAAGCATTAAAGATAAGTATAGATGATGTTATCTCGGCAGTGGATATTATTCAAGGGCTGGAGCCCAGGCCGGGACGACTTTTTTCCGATGATGAGCCTAAATATATAACCCCGGACATTTATATATATAAACTCGAAAATGAATTTATGATCGTTTTGAATGATGATGGAATGCCCAAACTTCACATTAATTCATATTATAAAAACACCATGAAACGGAATAGTAAATTTTTAGACAAGGAAAGAGAATATATTGATACAAAAATGCGTTCCGCGGCATGGTTGATACGCAGTATTCATCAGCGGCAAAAAACAATTTTCAAGGTTATGGAAAGTATATTAGGTTTTCAGCGGGAGTTTTTTGAAAAAGGCTCTGCCTATCTTAAGCCGATGGTGCTGAGAGATGTCGCACAGGATATAGGAATGCACGAATCTACAATCAGCAGAGTGACAACTAATAAGTATGTTTATACGGATCAGGGTATATTTGAATTAAAATATTTTTTTAATAGTTCTATTAATAAGGTCAGAGGAGGATCGGTAGCATCCACTAGTGTTCGGGAAAAAATTAAGGAAATAATTAAAACCGAATACCCTGAAAAACCGTATAGTGATGATAAAATCGCTGTACTTTTAGAAAAACATAATATTAGTATCGCACGAAGAACCGTAGCAAAATATCGTGAGGCTTTGAAAATCCTGCCATCCAATAAGCGCAAGCAATTTAGGAGGTTGTAAAAATGCAGACAAATGTAATGTTTAAAAATCTTGACCATTCAGAAGATCTAAAATCTTATGTTCAAGGCAAACTCGACAAATTCGATAAACTTCTTGATAACCCCGCGATGGCTACCGTGGTTCTTTCTATGCGAAAATTTCGAAGAATAGCGGAAATCAATATTTCCGGTGACAGATTAAACATTAAGGGCAAAGAAGAAACCGAAGACATCTATTCTGCCATTGACAATGTCCTTGATAAGCTGCAAAAACAAATAAAAAAAAATAAACAAAAAACAAGGGCCCATAGAGGAGTGCGTAATGATAAAGTTCAAACAATTCCTGTAGAAGAGACCGCTCCTGGTACTTTTGAGCCTAAAGAGCAAGTAAGCGTAAGTAATATTGAGTATAAACCCATGGGCGTGGAAGAAGCTATTATGCAGATGGATATAGTGACCAACGACTTTCTTGTTTTTACTAATGCAAAAACTGATAGAGTTAATGTTCTTTACCGACGTAAAGATGGCGGCTATGGACTGATTCAGCCTAACCGGTAAACACTCTTATACAGCCTTCGGCATAATGTTCCTTGTAACCGTTCACGGTTGAAAAAACAGATTGCATCGCAATAAAATAAAAAGAGGACTGTGAACTGTTATTTTTTATGATTTCGGATTCACTTTGCTAAATAATATGAAAATTCTTGATGTATTAAAAAAAAAGGCTATTTTAGCCGACTTAAAAGCCAAAGATAAAAAAGGGGTTCTGGAAGAACT of Desulfosarcina sp. BuS5 contains these proteins:
- a CDS encoding M23 family metallopeptidase; translated protein: MKTRLIIIMFIVIAVSAAFITTLRLESEKPSIKIESMPDSIGASQEIILNISDIKSGIRNIRIDLVQNGKESPLYKKEFSASNLTGSGYVLEESVKVIIEPEQAGLTDGKALLRVAVADYSWHGWWHGNRAYLEKTIIIDTRPPEIEILSRVHNITQGGAGLVIYRLLEPCIKSGVMAGDNFFPGQAGYSKDQTVFISFFALDYKQGKGTKLFVQATDKAGNCAKAGFPYYIKARRFKQDIINISDSFLGWKMPEFEPDIPVADRSSMKDKFLNINNKLRKANFEKIAQVVKKTDKILYWKGAFLRLPKSATRAGFADRRSYKYNGEIIDHQIHLGIDLASVAHSPVPAANKGRVAFTGSIGIYGKTVIIDHGFYLFSMYSHLSSIAVQKDQILLKGEILGRTGTTGLAGGDHLHFSILVNNVFVNPLEWWDKAWIKNNISSKLGLIQK
- the kdsA gene encoding 3-deoxy-8-phosphooctulonate synthase, which produces MADLIEKDNIVIGRKAPLLLIAGPCVIENYETAFEIALFLKEVTLKLDIPFVFKASYDKANRTSISSFRGPGINEGLEILGSIKKELDIKILSDVHRINEVKAAADVLDIIQIPAFLCRQTDLILEVAKTEKIINIKKGQFLAPWDITNIVEKATSAGNDRVIITERGVMFGYNNLVVDFRGIKIMQDSGYPVIFDATHSIQLPGGAGTSSGGQREFAPVLAKSAVAAGVDGVFLEVHPDPDNALCDGPNSLKLSTLQDLLSRLKTISNVVRS
- a CDS encoding KdsC family phosphatase, translating into MKIIPEIADKLKRIKLLILDVDGVLTDGSIIYNNDFVETKIFNVKDGLGIRLLMRAGIDVCIATGRSSEALHHRCKDLNIIHIFDALSDKTAVLKMIVEKLDVSVEEIAFIGDDLPDIPLMKLIGLPITVADAAEEVKQIADTVTEAKGGAGAVREVCEAILKAGELWDETLHHYV
- the lptC gene encoding LPS export ABC transporter periplasmic protein LptC, translating into MVFPKNIKLVNLKFILILAIVIIFCGILAIFFWYRSISEHPEKLLALVPNDANISIGRVYQESIKNGIKEWSLNASSADYFEEDKNVKLKDVSVTFFFKDGDKVILKADRGILQTDSNDIEVSGNVIITNKNYKLLTKKIFYDNKRRIIFSKTHVHITGDSFDLEADAMSHDLKTNKASLEGMVTGVLSDKITF
- a CDS encoding LptA/OstA family protein — translated: MTKSPFNKNIIFLFTVAALIVWGESLVRADEAIDFQPIENNDKVHIVSDKLVSDSKGGIAEFSGNVRVTQGATTITSDSLEIFYDKNKKDKQPETNTESIKKLIVSGNVKIIMDNMIATTRQAEYIIKNKVLILTGAGSKVISGNDSVSGSRIILYRTEGRVIVEGGSKSRVEAVFTPGNKGIN
- the lptB gene encoding LPS export ABC transporter ATP-binding protein: MPTLLLRNLIKAYNGRTVVDSITIKIKENSVTGLLGPNGAGKTTTFYMAIGIIKPDEGQIFLDDEEITEYPMYLRSRKGIGYLPQEASIFRKLTVKQNIMAILEINPISKPKKINLAETLLDELGILNLSDHKASQLSGGERRRLEIARALATKPSFILLDEPFAGIDPLAVIDIKKIINYLKNRGIGVLISDHNVRETLEACDKAYILNDGKVIESGNPDQIASSEIARRIYLGEEFRL
- the rpoN gene encoding RNA polymerase factor sigma-54; translated protein: MAFDLRQQLKLAQQLVMTPQLQMAIKLLQLNRLELLDTIRQELEENPTLEELQEVIEKDPETEKNEETSEIKEVDVEETARDDIDWENYLNEYNSTGKSHFENEKKETPSFENFIGNKESLHDHMLWQLRMIFPSKEVEHIGSLIIGNLKSDGYLDASIDDIASLSGSSPEKVNEVLTTLQSFNPAGVCARDLKESLAIQVKQLGLENSIVNEIILHHLTHLENKNYNAIAKALKISIDDVISAVDIIQGLEPRPGRLFSDDEPKYITPDIYIYKLENEFMIVLNDDGMPKLHINSYYKNTMKRNSKFLDKEREYIDTKMRSAAWLIRSIHQRQKTIFKVMESILGFQREFFEKGSAYLKPMVLRDVAQDIGMHESTISRVTTNKYVYTDQGIFELKYFFNSSINKVRGGSVASTSVREKIKEIIKTEYPEKPYSDDKIAVLLEKHNISIARRTVAKYREALKILPSNKRKQFRRL
- the hpf gene encoding ribosome hibernation-promoting factor, HPF/YfiA family; its protein translation is MQTNVMFKNLDHSEDLKSYVQGKLDKFDKLLDNPAMATVVLSMRKFRRIAEINISGDRLNIKGKEETEDIYSAIDNVLDKLQKQIKKNKQKTRAHRGVRNDKVQTIPVEETAPGTFEPKEQVSVSNIEYKPMGVEEAIMQMDIVTNDFLVFTNAKTDRVNVLYRRKDGGYGLIQPNR